A stretch of Saccharothrix texasensis DNA encodes these proteins:
- a CDS encoding ESX secretion-associated protein EspG — protein MTYFGGTADREPIELSAEEFDVLWERLDLGQMPLVIKVPSPGKTHAERADLERRVWHGLGARGLGGPTGLHPELDHLLRLFNRPEREVDGRVWVGKSVRVLAVANGDDGAVATLTDNRLTFRRAAGSGLPSAVLGALPSHPAGAGHSVTMPSADLEAAVEKSDGSPKSLENSLRQHGVRQEDAATLVKMFTGLVHTGNFGAAARDRYGKRCRPDRVVAFFDTEEGRYLQQRRASNGTAPWSTFSPTDSRRLTHQVEELLAEAVRAAKI, from the coding sequence GTGACGTACTTCGGGGGGACCGCGGACCGGGAGCCGATCGAGCTCTCGGCCGAGGAGTTCGACGTGCTGTGGGAACGGCTCGACCTGGGCCAGATGCCGTTGGTGATCAAGGTGCCGTCGCCGGGCAAGACCCACGCCGAACGCGCCGACCTCGAACGACGCGTCTGGCACGGCCTCGGCGCGCGCGGTCTCGGCGGGCCGACCGGGCTGCACCCGGAGCTGGACCACCTGCTGCGGCTGTTCAACAGGCCGGAACGCGAGGTCGACGGCCGGGTGTGGGTCGGCAAGAGCGTGCGGGTGCTGGCCGTGGCCAACGGCGACGACGGCGCGGTGGCCACGCTCACCGACAACCGGCTCACGTTCCGGCGCGCGGCGGGCAGCGGCCTGCCGTCGGCGGTGCTGGGCGCGCTGCCCTCGCACCCGGCCGGCGCCGGGCACTCGGTCACCATGCCGAGCGCCGACCTGGAGGCCGCGGTCGAGAAGTCCGACGGCTCGCCCAAGAGCCTGGAGAACTCGTTGCGCCAGCACGGGGTGCGCCAGGAGGACGCCGCCACGCTGGTGAAGATGTTCACCGGGCTCGTGCACACCGGCAACTTCGGCGCGGCGGCCCGCGACCGGTACGGCAAGCGGTGCCGGCCGGACCGCGTGGTCGCGTTCTTCGACACCGAGGAAGGCCGCTACCTGCAGCAGCGGCGGGCGTCGAACGGCACCGCGCCGTGGAGCACGTTCAGCCCGACCGACTCGCGCCGGCTCACGCACCAGGTCGAGGAGCTGCTCGCCGAAGCGGTGCGCGCGGCGAAGATCTGA
- a CDS encoding PPE domain-containing protein, with protein sequence MGDHRWRGYAHPDLYRMINEGPGVAASRPLEDSWKSLSEALGEIDTSIQQGLAKLGASWEGDTADTTTATLSPLAEWASDAQQGSGTMETSAQLQADYIANARKEMPEPVPVTTEAPSLGDKILGGLTGPVGMMHVIQQQQDHEQQEAAQDNAEAKAVEVMNNYQSSSEWNADTLGKFVPPPKVVIDTPPPAGSGEFNNTSASYSSTPTWTPPGGGGGTTTTSWAPPSTGTVVPQPGLVPGTGGTTNTSWAPPTTGTPTVPPPSVTPPVSTPVRPPVGPLPPPTWTPPKPPTNGPQVPPRVPTGPGGQPRPGLPTGRGPGLPGMPGGPGPHGPGGPGGMRPGVPGMGGVPGSGMPGSGVPGSGGVPGSSNAAGLAGRGGAAGGFGPQAGGPGAPGRPGAGGPGAAGGAAGARGGEGEDDIEHKTADYLVETNDVFGDDRLVAPPVIGEVPQ encoded by the coding sequence ATGGGTGACCACCGCTGGCGCGGGTATGCCCACCCCGATCTCTACCGGATGATCAACGAGGGACCGGGCGTTGCCGCGTCCCGGCCGCTCGAGGACTCCTGGAAGTCCCTGTCCGAGGCCCTGGGCGAGATCGACACGTCGATCCAGCAGGGTCTCGCCAAGCTCGGCGCGAGCTGGGAGGGCGACACCGCCGACACCACGACGGCCACGCTGTCGCCGCTCGCCGAGTGGGCGTCGGACGCCCAGCAGGGTTCGGGCACGATGGAGACCTCCGCCCAGTTGCAGGCGGACTACATCGCGAACGCCCGCAAGGAGATGCCCGAGCCGGTCCCGGTGACCACCGAGGCGCCGTCGCTCGGCGACAAGATCCTGGGCGGGCTGACCGGTCCGGTCGGGATGATGCACGTCATCCAGCAGCAGCAGGACCACGAGCAGCAGGAAGCGGCGCAGGACAACGCCGAGGCCAAGGCTGTCGAGGTGATGAACAACTACCAGTCCAGCAGCGAGTGGAACGCCGACACGCTGGGCAAGTTCGTCCCGCCGCCGAAGGTCGTGATCGACACCCCGCCGCCGGCCGGCTCCGGCGAGTTCAACAACACGAGCGCGAGCTACAGCTCCACCCCGACGTGGACGCCGCCGGGCGGTGGCGGTGGCACGACGACCACGTCGTGGGCCCCGCCGTCGACCGGCACGGTCGTGCCGCAGCCCGGCCTGGTGCCCGGCACGGGTGGCACCACGAACACCTCGTGGGCGCCGCCGACGACCGGCACCCCGACGGTGCCGCCGCCTTCGGTCACCCCGCCGGTGAGCACGCCGGTGCGGCCGCCCGTCGGCCCGCTGCCCCCTCCCACGTGGACCCCGCCGAAGCCGCCGACCAACGGCCCGCAGGTCCCGCCGAGGGTGCCGACCGGTCCCGGCGGTCAGCCGCGTCCCGGTCTGCCGACCGGTCGCGGTCCCGGCCTGCCGGGCATGCCCGGCGGTCCCGGCCCCCACGGTCCGGGCGGTCCCGGCGGCATGCGCCCCGGTGTGCCCGGCATGGGCGGCGTGCCCGGCTCGGGGATGCCCGGCTCGGGCGTGCCCGGTTCCGGTGGCGTGCCCGGCAGCAGCAACGCGGCCGGTCTGGCCGGTCGCGGTGGCGCGGCCGGCGGGTTCGGCCCCCAGGCCGGTGGCCCCGGCGCGCCGGGTCGTCCGGGCGCGGGCGGTCCGGGCGCGGCCGGTGGGGCGGCCGGCGCGCGCGGCGGAGAGGGCGAGGACGACATCGAGCACAAGACAGCCGACTACCTGGTCGAGACGAACGACGTGTTCGGCGACGACCGGCTCGTCGCGCCGCCGGTGATCGGGGAAGTGCCGCAGTAG
- a CDS encoding DUF3558 domain-containing protein has translation MRRVVPLIAALALLGGCSQATDGSANPGGPTPTTTAGRPSGSDRPSSTATGPVDRPKAIDVAGVDPCALLTGAQRAEFGLDQPPQPNDDAPGKKSCTISRGDREHFVGITADTTAGVDDYAKSEGKVTRLEVGGFPALLVEADTALGLSCSVTVDVADGQVVDVGAFSLGEVDLTGLCRIVQPVAAAVVTNLDE, from the coding sequence ATGCGCCGTGTCGTGCCGCTCATCGCCGCCCTGGCCCTGCTCGGGGGCTGCTCGCAAGCCACGGACGGTTCGGCGAACCCGGGTGGCCCGACGCCGACGACCACCGCCGGCCGGCCGTCCGGATCGGACCGGCCCAGCTCGACCGCGACCGGGCCGGTCGACCGCCCGAAGGCGATCGACGTCGCCGGCGTGGACCCGTGCGCGCTGCTGACCGGTGCGCAGCGCGCGGAGTTCGGCCTGGACCAGCCGCCGCAGCCGAACGACGACGCGCCCGGGAAGAAGAGCTGCACGATCAGCCGGGGCGACCGCGAGCACTTCGTCGGCATCACCGCCGACACCACCGCGGGGGTCGACGACTACGCGAAGTCCGAGGGCAAGGTGACCAGGCTGGAGGTCGGCGGCTTCCCGGCGCTGCTGGTCGAGGCGGACACCGCCCTCGGCCTGTCCTGCTCGGTCACGGTGGACGTCGCGGACGGCCAGGTCGTCGACGTGGGCGCGTTCAGCCTCGGCGAGGTCGACCTCACGGGGCTCTGCCGGATCGTCCAGCCGGTCGCTGCGGCCGTCGTGACCAACCTGGACGAGTAG
- a CDS encoding transcriptional regulator has protein sequence MFIADGGGGGSTPTTLPDYSGAQRKLSIEPSAIPDARKVFTDALNQLDGKLRVAIAQLRAKPWAGDPVSNETADRFNQDTFEAGDSAGLTALKAYREQLQLVVDQLTAIEADYRQVEGDNTASWGRVNNG, from the coding sequence GTGTTCATCGCGGATGGTGGTGGCGGAGGGTCGACGCCGACGACGCTTCCCGACTACAGCGGGGCGCAGCGGAAGCTCAGCATCGAGCCCTCGGCGATCCCGGACGCGCGGAAGGTGTTCACGGACGCGTTGAACCAGCTGGACGGGAAGCTCCGGGTGGCGATCGCGCAGCTGAGGGCGAAGCCGTGGGCGGGCGACCCGGTGAGCAACGAGACCGCCGACCGGTTCAACCAGGACACCTTCGAGGCGGGCGACTCGGCCGGCCTGACGGCCCTCAAGGCCTACCGCGAGCAGCTCCAGCTCGTGGTCGACCAGCTCACCGCGATCGAGGCCGACTACCGGCAAGTCGAAGGCGACAACACCGCGTCCTGGGGACGCGTCAACAACGGCTGA
- a CDS encoding sterol carrier family protein has protein sequence MPSKSVDPHEVRAAVEAVLPWLAGEAEQPARPVLAAAVRLSLRTLEQVAPGRSVEVRVPPFAAVQCVAGPRHTRGTPPNVVETDPRTWLELAVGRLGWADAVGDAKVTASGSRADLSTLLPVLRF, from the coding sequence ATGCCGTCGAAGTCCGTTGACCCCCACGAGGTTCGCGCCGCGGTCGAGGCCGTGCTGCCCTGGCTCGCCGGGGAGGCGGAGCAGCCGGCCCGCCCGGTGCTCGCCGCCGCCGTGCGGCTGAGCCTGCGGACGTTGGAGCAGGTCGCGCCGGGCCGCAGCGTGGAGGTGCGGGTGCCGCCGTTCGCCGCCGTGCAGTGCGTGGCCGGTCCCCGGCACACCCGCGGCACGCCGCCGAACGTCGTCGAGACCGATCCGCGCACGTGGCTGGAGCTGGCCGTCGGCCGGCTCGGGTGGGCGGACGCGGTCGGCGACGCGAAGGTCACCGCGTCCGGGAGCCGGGCCGATCTCTCGACCCTGC